From a region of the Panicum virgatum strain AP13 chromosome 2K, P.virgatum_v5, whole genome shotgun sequence genome:
- the LOC120694791 gene encoding GDSL esterase/lipase At2g23540-like: protein MGCRAAAMAIVVAAALCAAAALARDLGEVVDEFGGGASFIFGDSLVDAGNNNYIPSLSKANMTPNGIDFAASGGMPTGRFTNGRTIADIIGEMLGQADYSPPFLAPNTSGGAILNGVNYASGGAGILNATGKIFVNRIGMDLQVDYFNATKRQLDELLGGDRAKEFLRKKAIFSVTVGSNDFLNNYLMPVLSTGTRISESPDSFINDLIFHLRDQLTRLYSLDARKFVVANVGPLGCIPYQKTINRVGEDECVKLPNQLAAQYNGRLRELLIELNGNLPGARFCLANVYDLVMELITNYPNYGFETASVACCGNGGSYDGLVPCGPTTSMCDARDKHVFWDPYHPCEAANVLLAKYIVDGDSKYISPMNLRKLFSL, encoded by the exons ATGGGTTGcagggcggcggcaatggccatcgtcgtggcggcggcgctctgcgcggcggcggcgctggcgagaGACTTAGGGGAGGTGGTGGACGAGTTCGGTGGCGGCGCGTCCTTCATCTTCGGGGACTCGCTGGTGGACGCCGGGAACAACAACTACATCCCGTCGCTGTCCAAGGCCAACATGACCCCCAACGGCATCGACTTCGCGGCGTCGGGCGGCATGCCCACGGGGCGGTTCACCAACGGCCGGACCATCGCCGACATCATCGGCGAGATGCTGGGGCAGGCGGACTACTCGCCGCCGTTCCTGGCCCCCaacaccagcggcggcgcgatcCTGAACGGCGTCAACTACGCGTCGGGGGGCGCGGGGATACTGAACGCGACGGGCAAGATCTTCGTCAACAGGATCGGCATGGACCTGCAGGTGGACTACTTCAACGCGACGAAGCGGCAGCTGGACGAGCTGCTGGGCGGGGACAGGGCCAAGGAGTTCCTGCGAAAAAAGGCCATCTTCTCCGTCACCGTCGGCTCCAACGACTTCCTCAACAACTACCTGATGCCGGTCCTCTCCACGGGCACGCGCATCTCCGAGTCGCCCGACAGCTTCATCAACGACCTCATCTTCCACCTGCGGGACCAGCTCACG AGGCTGTACTCGCTGGACGCCCGCAAGTTCGTGGTGGCGAACGTGGGCCCGCTGGGGTGCATCCCGTACCAGAAGACGATCAACCGggtgggcgaggacgagtgCGTGAAGCTGCCCAACCAGCTCGCCGCTCAGTACAATGGCAGGCTCCGGGAGCTGCTGATCGAGCTCAACGGGAACCTCCCCGGCGCCAGGTTCTGCCTCGCCAACGTCTACGACCTCGTCATGGAGCTCATCACCAACTACCCCAACTACG GGTTTGAGACGGCGAGCGTGGCGTGCTGCGGCAACGGCGGGTCCTACGACGGCCTGGTGCCGTGCGGGCCGACGACGAGCATGTGCGACGCCCGGGACAAGCACGTGTTCTGGGACCCCT